The Pieris napi chromosome 9, ilPieNapi1.2, whole genome shotgun sequence genomic sequence TCAACTTAATGaactttcttaaaacaatgttattaATTCCTCTGTAATTACCCGGTTTTGCCAAAGAGTTGGATATACCAGAATTCTATCCTCGGAATTATTAGCTTTCGCTTGTCAAAAGATAAGATTTTAacgtataatttgtattagaaatgtttattttattcacaaaaatacatacactatCCTTACGACAatgtcaaaaacaaaaatagtgttaaatacataatatacacaatatcgctactgtatTTCAGTCTGCCaacatataaagatgtcgATAGTGTTGGAGACACGATCGACATCTCTCCAACACTATTTAGTAAGCGCAATGTCTTTGTTAACGGCGATCTATGCAACAGATTGGTCCAGGCCCTTGGTATCGCAAACAACCTTGGTCGTCGTCGTCGCACATAGGCGACAAGGTAGGTATTAGGTACAAAGAAACCGAATTCTTGGAGAACACATGCTCACCACCCCCCGCAAGACGTTAAGTATGTAGGATATCTGCAAGTTGTGTAATATCACGGTGCAAATGATGTATACTTAAAGTAATTCCAGTTTTATGTTACTCTcaagaaatgtaaaaaaatcagtggcgctacaacctttctaGGTTACCTTTCCAgacttctgtatctgtttcatgatcactgtaggctaacactgctaaTATAAAGGTCTTAATTGACAGATAAAACATTTGAGCTAAGCTAGCTAGCCATCGATTGCGATCTTTACACAGATTATAATAcctaatgaaaaaaataactgtcacaaaaaataagtaataaaaaaatagtaataaatttgagtcataaatatttaaactttgtaattgtgtgatttataaataactaaaataatcaCATAATCGCTTCAGACATTGTATAGGtacaattgtataaaatacaactcttactgaaattttaataatagtgACGTCATTTAACAACAAAACCCAATTCACGTGATACAAAAAATCAATGTCGTGATCGCTGAGCCATTGGAAGACACAAGAGCGGTATGAGTGAGTTTCCTTAGATCAAcgtaattttttctttatatttctgACACATACACCTATATAGCTCTGCGACCCAAAATGTGTCTCGACCACTGAGATCTCGAGATCTTCCGCCGTTCCCTGACCCGGACCACATCCAGCCAGTTGCTAAGCAGCGAAATCCtattattcaataaacaaaattttacgtTATAAAAGTAAACTTCCTCCTTTGGGTTTATTGAAATCAAAATAACGAGATACAGAGATATATCATAGCTAAGAAAAATGACGCAGAATATAAACTTAATAGATTAACGTTATGCCATTCAATAATTATCTTCTAATTTGTCTTCTTTTCAAATTATTCTCTTGATTTAATGTATTCTATCTTTTGTTATCGTAATAATTGCTTTCATCGTTTAATATgtagaattattaaagtaaaaatgtcAAGAAATACACCCGCCATGTTATAGTCCTACGGTCGAGTAATTACATACTATAATTATATCAATCTCACACATCGTGACAGCGAATCAAATCATTAACACTTCTTTAATCGTTTCTAATCGACCAATCGAGGCGGCCATTTTGTATAATCGCAGTGAAATGGCGCGATTTTTTTATCGcggtaaaattttattctatttttaaacaccATGTTAAACTACAATCACTTACGACATCATTGtacgtaattaaaaataattatgtttaaaatatataatgagaCAATATTTACATGGAATattcaaaatagatttaaaaagtggaatttacaatttttaaattggtaAACACACGCAATcaaattgaatttttgaaatgcgaataaaaaaccaatcatatttataattttttttaatggctctggcacggtttgtgcataagccagcgtcaagtataagatttttataattcgtgctttttgccttagaaattcgaccatgtcctccatgtacggtttagtcactcgcccggtaccgcacaaccctcccaaaggccgagaacaaatttaaattaaattaaaacttgccctcgaaccgggaatcgaacccggtacccctcaccaagctgcatatttataattaaagccAGTCTTTAAAATTACTGTCACTAACATTTAGACAATTTTCCCTTTGGAACGTTTACGACACAATTGCCAAGCATTATCAAAATCCTTGAATTGCAGATGCTATAACCAGTTCAAAAGGACTAGTAGCAGTACAGCTAGTAGCAAAGATTCCTCCCAATCATTAAGTATAGGGCAATAAATCTAAAAAGGTCTGGAGCCGAAGcgtgtattatgttattacgATGGCGCGCGCGCAAAAAGACGCGCTTATTTGAGTATGCGATgatacagtacaattaaaggGATGGGATCGGCGCATAGCACGCGGGCCCTTCTTGCTAACGCGTTTCAGATTCCAAGGGTTTGGGGTTCCTTGACAAAtctttgaaatttttgtgCTTTTACGCATCGCAAGGCGTCCTTCACGTTTGGATTTTTCAAATTACACTTtgagtattattaaaatgagcgtcacatataaaaatgatatttcaatggaattttatcaattattaaataaagttatacttaaagtataacataatttacattaacattcgctcgtacggtaaGAGCTATTACGCACTGTCGACTTGTCGCCAGCGACTCGGTCGCCTCGGCGACCAAAACATAGGCAACTCGGCAGGAGACCAAGCCGAGCGACAGTATTCCAAGTACATTCGTATTTATACGTCCAGTCGTTACGACAGTTGCTCGCAGTGTGAATGCTTCCATTTGAAGCCGTGCTCCTATTGGTCGCCAGCGACCGGCAGTCGCTTGTGTGTCGCCACGACGCGGCGAGTCGTAGACATCTATTTAAACTGTAGAAACTCACAGTCGCCAGCGACCGAGTCGCCGGCGACAAGTCGACAGTGCGTAATAGCtctaaaggaaaacatcgtgaggaaaccggcattgcttagacccaaaagtcgatggcgtgtgtaaGTCACAAGCTAATCGCCTCAAGTAGGCGTATATGAACAATAGAAAAAGACCAAAAACGGTGTAGTGCCActgtatttttgaagtaaaatacTTTAGGCGCAAGtggttaaaatttttacggaatgtcacaaagatgtgcagcgtttttgtcaaagaaaagggagagagcgattgagatagagtgagaagggtgaactaccttatataaattctatttttaaaattaaaatttcgtaaagagaattgaatttatgaaatataagtattttatattttatgcaaataatttatttaaatctcaaatgacgaattgtaaattaaaatgccacatttttttattgtcgaagaaaaaataaaaaaaatctattgtttgtattaattttcgacacttttaatattttaatgaccaTTCAATTACTTAAAAGAACCAACCATAACTCGACATTTGTTGACAAGTCAAAAATTGCTACAACTGTTTGCTAAAACATTAATTCTCTCCAAATAAGGACAACTCTATAATGCTAGAACATATGCCTCTTCAGCGTCGCTATGTCGTTGCCAACTAGCAAATTAGCCGTTTAATCAATTGCCTAGTCTCTTTACTAAACAGTGCCTGAAAGATAGtcaaacagctaggcaaatgacttGGATCGATGACGCTACATTACTTGCCTAGCCTATCCTGTTCATATCTATTAAGTTCTACTTTCTGTCACCTACACCCAATAACACAACACACAACTGTCTATAAAGCATCGGCAAACAACAAATTTGTTCCATGTTTATTATGTGTTCAAAGTCACTTTGACATTCGtgtaaagtttttaaacaattgttatcTAGTCTTATTTCCAgacttaaaatatgtaatgtatcACGCCTATAAGGTCGAATcacttttttctttgttttgaatttgcttttaaaacaatataagctgCTGCAACGCTTATGAGTCATTAAAAGAGTTGCATGGAGAGGCCCCTTAAGAACAGtaatatgttacattttaaatatataaaataacaaaatttcttATGTCAGATATTTCAGTATTTTTTCTGTCACATGGTCGTACGAATGGAATTTTATTAgcagccagtttattaaatgttacaaaCACTACGGCTAAATTACAATTAGGctgctagttaaacggcgctgttaAAGAGAATAGGATGTcgattgaacggctaattaaactagttggctgcgacagcTATATACAGTTTACATTGTAatgcataaaatattcatCAGATTGTTTACTTAGAATGTGAGGAAAACAGTCTAACAGATGCTTatctatataatttacaatgtACCAAAtgaaggaataaataaaaaaataataagtctaATAAAAGCCTAGCTGTTTATCTAAATGTGAATTTCGCACTAATTTTGCATTTTTAGTCAATAATTTTCTCTCATAGTTTTTTCACTTAATAAGGTATGGTTCATAAAGCCGTAATATCTCTTAACATACACGTACTATTATTATCccagttttgtttatttttctactaGAAATTGAAGGATATATCTAAATTAAGGTGTTTCAAACTATTGTAGTTACAATACAATGTCCAAAAGCATGCTATATTTGGCAACTAAAAACATCACCGTTACCgtacacaattttttatcaggattttcttcattaattatttgaattataaaactGTCTGTTAGGCGTGTGTGGCACCGAAATCTAACACCATcttgtttacaatttaaaaaatagtatgaaaaacacattattaataaaaagctgAAGAAATTGTAATCATAAAAAAGACATCGAAGTACTGATTACACTGATTATGTTATGaacatagttaaaaaaaagatgaaaacaaaattaacgcaaatatataattaatattaattagataatgtaataatgatttaaGGAAATAGCTAATAGGTTAGtggacatcacaggagaccgaagagctggcagctacctcagACAAAtatttagtctagctattcaaagggggaacgctgccagtatcttcggaataTTGCCTAAAACGACTCcttttaatactatattttacttattttattgcatttttcaaGGTTTTTAAGTAGGTATTACTTGTATATTCTGTAATTTGGTTgttgtatattaaatagatttaatatcatatattttaataatgtgattaTGTAGTGATAAAAAAAGATAAGGATTGACTATGATGATATGATTGATAATGTAATCTAATAACTAACTTCTATCTAAAATTCTaccttttaattatgtaagacaaatttgcacgccattatgtgtgTCTAATTATGCggaatatttttgtaccatattcttgcacataaataaattattattattataattggtcATTTGTAGCTTTTGGATAGCATCTACTCAGCTTTATGTTCTAACCGCGACCTAAAGCCAACAATATTTGAGCCTTATATGGAGGTCTTTCAATATATGTAAACGCACTGTACGGGCCATTTAAATTCAGCATTTCATCAATCATTGATGTTTTATAGAAAGTTTGATCAATCATTAAACTCACTTTATTATTGCGATAAATCACATATAAATGCCCAAATAGAGAGTACAAGACGAATAGCGAAAGAAAGCTATTTATTGaaaggtatttaaaaatttataatatcagtTATACGCAATTACAATACCATGTTAACTTTGTCATTTGTAATGAATTTCATATTCGTTCTATACCAAGAAgtcgtaaatttttataattagtttttgttCGTTCATGGCGTAcgtatttacttataataatgctatttttattgtttttaataatcctcttaatttattggaaattaaaaaagcattataattattggaaTAATCGTGGTGTGGTGACTGACACGCCGATTTTATTTCTTGGAAACCTGACATTCTTTTTGAGGAAGGCCAGCTGGGAGTATTTTTATGGATTAAAGCGGTATCAGACTGTTTGCGTGGGCATTTTTTTGGGTTGGCAACCAGCCATCGTGGTGCAGTCAACTGAGCTTGCCAGAAAGGTATTGGTTGAAGATGCAGACTGCTTCCAACATAGATCTGCTCATACAGGATCCCACCAGGATCCGATTGGCGCGAACGGTGTTATGTTGGCCAGggtaagttattaaattttacttaataatatatatttattaccctTGCCATGCCTAGATTTAAGTTTCGCATATTATTCATTACGTAATTTGACAAGTGTCGCTAAATGCGCAGAGGACGTTTTACATATGAACATTTGTTTCTTTACCAAAAAtggtatgtttataaaaaatattataccaaGGACATTACCATATCGGAAAGACTTAACAAGAGTTTATTCTTCTTTTCACCGGAAAAGAAGAATCAAGTTCGTCGTTCAAGAGTGTCGGTACACTCTTGACAGAACGGACGTGATGGCTATGAAGTTGTAGTCTTAGATGGGGCAGATGTGCTTTACGACGTTTTGCCACGGTTGATTACGGTCAACGGTGGAACTACTTATTAGAGGTCATCCTGCTGTACTCATTGAGTGAACCTCCTACGGCTGACTTGTTCTGGTCAGTCCAACGCGTAGGTGACCTCCCGCACGGTCtagttttaataagtttattacttaatactaataaaggTTAATTAGTCTTAAAATTTACAGGGCCCACTAAAAAAAGATTTGCAGAAGATTATTAGCCCTTTGCTAACAACCGCTCGTTTGAAGGCGTTCTGTGACGTCATAAATGAAAATGCAATAGAACTTAATAAGAGAATATATCACGAGTGCGTGGATCAAAAGAAGAGATTTCTTTTAAAGGTGTGTTGTTTTTACTACGGTGTTACCGATGTTTGTgagattagtttttattatctacGTGCCAATGTTATGGACAAATTTAATCACTATAGGTAATCCAAACaatagacaaaaaatattatagaaaatattaaaattgtgaaaaaatataaaccagTGGCGTTACTACCTTTGTATGAGTGTATcggtttcatgattatttataaaaaggcaagtaggtgatcagccccctgtgcctgacacacgccgtcgactttttggatctatgGCAAGCCCATATtctcaagatgttttccttaaccgTTCGAAcgcatattaaatgtatatagtcagaaagtccattggtgcacaagcgggtatcgaacctacggccTCACGGATAAGTCTTACGCTGAACCTGCTAGCCCCTGCTTTCTGCTCAAAAATTGTGTTGCAGCCTGAAAATATCAATCGAATATTTTATCACACTGGTCAAAACAAGCAAATCTAAAGGCCTATCTATATACCAGAGTTaaaatagattatttattagaaaaagtttttatttttgtatagataTGCAGCCTGGCAAAAAATTAAGCATTCAGCCACAGCCGTGACCGGATATCATAATAACtagtttttaacaatattcatatttttataaaaattatgctTCATACTTGATTTGAaagattttacatttttttgcaTACCAGTATAATCTAGTGATTTTTTTACGTTTCTATTTTTCATTGTCGGCAGATGaacaaaaatatgaaacaaacAACCTAAAACTAACAtagtatctaataataataattaaaaatagcgaaactatttttcccaaaaaaaactaaaactatattaattttaggAAATGTTCGTCTTGTTCGCATCTGATACGATTGTAAACACCTTTCTTGGTTTAAAAGTAAGTGCATTACGGGGTGAAAGTACACCCTTGCAGTTTGTCATAGACGAAATGACCTATTGGAGCGGCCCACGCGCACTCGAACTGTTGACAATACAGTTTTTACCTGCATTAGCTGATTTCTTTAGGTTAGTGAAACATTATTttggtataatatattttattactagcggacccgacagacggtGTCCTGCTTGATATTTTAAGCgtttaggatattaaacaaagtatgaaaataCCGACTTCAGCGCCATCtaccgggctgatttgtgaatctacaCCATCCAGGGCTCCACCCAAACACTTCCAAAAagtcattcaaatcggtccagccgtctaagaggagttcagtgacatacacacgaacagtagaattatatataagatatcctatcttttaagttagatcaaactgcataGCAtgtgaaatcggttaagtaatttaggagtccatagcggacaaacaacgtgacgcgtaatttatagatattaaaaatacatgcaATGTGTATGAGAAATTAGTGGTCTTTTAGATAACCTAACAGGCACGCGATTATACAGATCTGTGACCGAGAAGCTAGGCAGCAGTGTCAGATCTCCCCTTTCCTAAAAAGGGACTTTATTTGCTTAAAATGCTTGGCGTCTCCAGAGCCCAAGCGACAAATACTCCGGAAATATtctcataatatttatggACAAGTTGGATTCCGTTGGCCGGCGGGACCCGCGTTATCTCTTGTGCCCCTTTTATGGCTGAATTTTTCCAGCTGCAATCTGTTAATGCTGCaaaatttgtgttttaaaGGGAGGACATTTTaagtcaaattattttttcttcttgtAGTGCCTCTGATCTCCTTTTAAAGGCGATCGTCATGGTTTTTTCTCagccataatatttttttgaacttCATGAATTCTCCTGGTACACCTGCTGTACAAGAATTTAGCATAATTCATATTACCGCTTTAATATATGTGTAGCACGGATGTTGTACCCTTGGGATCGCGTTGtacaaaaacataacaatGAAGTTCGAAATGCTGTGAGTACGTACttgcattttattataactattatttcaGGCTTAAGTTCTTTTCTGCATATGGGACGAGTTACCTGAAgaatctttataaaaaattggttCAGAACCGTAAAGAGAGAGACATGATAGATACAGACATTATAAGCCATTTCATGAAGTTACAAGAGAATGAGAAGTCAACTAAAGATCCTggtaattaaaactatatgtTTAGCTAAACTACTAAATGTTTcctaaatattactttaaatttaagtataaaGTAATGTTGCTCGATGGTAATGAAATACAGTTATATTTGAGTGGGAACTGCTTTTGCTTTAGCTGTATTTTTTCTGTCCCAGGGAACCAAGTTGACGAAAACAGTTGGCGaatgaaattgtaatttttaattttaacatcaattattaattttgatataaacgacaatgattaaaaaagtttttataattacctactaatacatatataaattcaaCTTTTACCACTATACAAATGTAGTAGGTATTagacttttctttaaattaattatttatgtcaattttaaagtaCTGTGCACTGTATAATACTTCCCATCTAATTTCTCCCACTTTAAATCTTAAGAAtatatgtgtctgtctcttttccgTTTCATCAACTTTCAAAACACAACGATGTTtcgaagttttcacttcaaaaaagaaACTAGAAGTCGAAGTCTATCTTCGTGTTTAATTACGTATTTAAACTTTGTTTCAGTACGTTTTGAGGAGCTAATGACATCTCAACTGGGTACCCTCATTCAAGCAGCCATGTTGAATGGACCAGTAACACTTTGTCATTGCTTGCACGAGTTGGCTTATCATACAGAagtgcaggtattaatccgacgTTCCCTAAGTCTTCAAGCTTTGCATTCACAGAAGAaatttttgtcataaatataatatattgagtAGCTGCTGCAGTTGTCTTTTGTATTGGTTGTTGTACCCTACCTGCCCCAGTTCTACAAATTAGGGCGATAGGCCAATGTGAGTATGGTTCTTGCTGTGCCAAGGTCCATCCTATATCATTAATAGCCGTTGACGGACTTCAATAGTTGAGCGTGTGGCGGGATGCGGACAAGGCTGCGTTACCTTGTCTTGCCTCGGGCGATTGCTGATAGCGCTATGGAGTTACGCACAGAGACTCCCAAAATTCCCTCCACCGGCAATCGCCCCTAAGGAGGATATGTGCATTACgcacaaaaaacaattgaaaataataaccaGGCTGAACTTAGCTTCTCTTCTTTTCGGTCGTTCTGGAACATTCCTTTAATTTTAGCATTAGAGTGTGTTTTTTGGCTTGTTCTTTTCACTTTTATTAATCTgtaaaatttgttatattagacCATTTAATGATATTATGAGAAATAAGTATACTTACATTGgctaaaaaaatctttaaagcATTAGCAAGGAAAGCAATTTCTGAAATTATCgatgtgtttaatattatatactttattgaattttattttttctcgacattatcgtattggcatagtcTATAAGGATactgtatgtatttatgtaaataaataaattttaaaccttTCGCTTCCAGGACAGACTCCGTAAAGAAGTAAAACAAGGCTTTCGAGAAAAAGATATTCTAGACTATGACAGCATTAATGATATGAAGCTTCTCAACGCAATTTTAACTGGTAACTCTTTGTACATAGGTACAGCAAGAGAAACGTattctttaaaactaaatctgtcttaaactaaaatactctttctgtcaaattgtgtttaacatgtgataaaaagagacagagtACAGCTTTGGTTTTTAAAGGGAGAGAAAcggttgttttattttgtagattttatttatttataagtgttaatatatgcttaaaaatacacaaaaatatgacaacacacacatacaattagaacatagaaattaattaaaaaaataggccaacagtaaaaaattaacaattatacttaagtaATGTCATGACGTTTATTTATGACAGTGGCAGTAGAACTATTTAGGGCCTCATGTATTTTTTCCGTGatcctttttgaagttatacctacttcttttggcgcgttagggaaaaaggatgagagtaaatttttacgatgcgcgcgccgTCActaaaaaccgacaccctggagttagctatagtcaacattttagttttttctattgtattgcCCAATGGGGATCAGCCTATTGTGGTTAAACAGGTCGTCAACGTGGGTCTAAGGCAGGCCGGTTTCGTCATGATATTTTCGTTTATGAGCGAGTGTTGAACGAACGAACTTCTGAAGGGGCACAGAAGTGCGTAGACACActttttcaaaaactaatgATCCGATTTTCATGGGATCATTAACCTTTCATGGTTGCTCATCTCGATATGACTCTTAGTTCCGAGAAATAAGTAGCATTTAGCACTCATGTTAGGAAGCCTATAGACTTCTTTTGGGTGGGTTAAAGCAGGAGGTAACGGTTGAGGATCTCACACACAAGTCTTAAATCAAATTCATCCATAGCAACCGAATTAAACATCCAAATACAATGTTGCTAACAGcgaaaaaaatctaaattttagAAACCTTGCGGAAATATCCGACTGTATCCTTTCTAGACAGGATAACTACAAGAAAGTATACACTTAAGGAAAACCTTAGTCTAGATGAAGGTACGCCTGTCTTTGTCAATCTCCCTGCACTTCATCATGATGAGACACTGTTCCCTGAACCCATGAAGTGGTGTCCAGATAGATTTTTGGGCGCCAATACATTTGATAACCGCGACTATTCTTTTTTGCCGTTCGGAGCTGGACCTCGGTCATGTATGGGTAAGTATAAAGTACAATAATAACGTAAttcaatatatgtatgtatattataatttcaatattttttttgcgtTCGAAATTCAATTCATAAcggtttcaaataaaaactttttgggtAAATTTGTCGAATAACGGGTCCACTTTAAACAGCTCcaaatttgttttacacaTTTTCATGACTCGGCAATTTTGTACCATACAATAATGTGGTGGCGCATCCTCTTTAACCccatagaaattaattaaaacgtcATGATTTGTGAAATGAATGAAAGAAAGTACAAATTTACTAATATCCTAATTCACTGGGAACCGAGACAATATCATTGACATCATGCATGTAATATTAtcagttttaaaatttgttcaaGGGGGCCCAAGCCAAGCGACTCCTTAATATTTCTTACATACAAGTCGTAAAGaacgatataaaaaaaaatgagctGTTTTAAGGCGGAAAAATTAACGCTTTTTGGTAATACAAACTTCATGTATGTTTCCTGTTAGCAATgaaattccttttttaaatttctttactCAGTTTGACGTGTTCGATGCATCAATTTGACATTcgtaattcaaatattacgaTACTACGAGTATTTAtctgctattttttttttaggaaaacGTTTCGGCTTGCTACAGATGAAGATCGCGTTGGCTCATATCATTCAGAAATACAGACTTGAGCCAGATGTGCCCTACATACAAGAATCAGACCCGTACAGCATAGTGTTGGCCCCCAAAAGTGGCGGAAGTGTTAAATTCATACCAATGTAACCTTAAACATACTTGCTTTTAATAAAtggattaaatataaatatattttttttaccaaggtaaatttataaaaattaaacaaacttcAATACCTGTTAACCTTAATGGAAACAATAtcactatttaaatatagaaatatttcaGCCAATTATTTTGCAAATCTTCCCAAAACCCACCAAAATTGTGAAAGAACTACCCGCATATGTTATAGAGCCGCGCTTATATTCCAAATACCCGTGTACGGTTCCCGGGTCatcggggtgctttaaataatagaggatttaatttaaatataagcgaaataatgaaatgtgaATTGCCATGTcacgaatgaatgcaatgttACAGTTGAAGAgagcctacgtctggctatactctcggggcgtagctccgacgatttaggaaatcgtccacgcttataaaactaagaaggCCTGAGTGAGCAATATTCACAAACAAGTACGTATAAACAAGATAATGTCAGTTGTTAACTCGCTACAATACATTAGTTCAATAAAGACACTGCAATTATTGCAACATAGTTGCAAGCTTCGGTAATTAATGAAAGAGTAATAGATAATTTATGAATTACCGGGAAACTTATATGTCAAGATCTATTTTTATtcgtatttttatgtttaacatCGTAATAAGGACGGGAATCGAATAGGCCGACATTTAGGGCTTAGGTAACGATGcaaatatgttaataataataaaagccaataacaaaatacacatttatataattttaacctaaGCGATAAGGTTTtaactacatttttttatagcatGCTAGTTATTAGCCATCCAGTTGGTCAGTCTTTCGATGTCTTCCGCTTGTTGTTTCCACTCGTCTCAAATGcaaatatcaaattataatatatgccATTGGGTTACGGTTCAGTTAACCTCTTCAACAGACAATTAACTCAATCAACTGTTtgcgaaaaaaattattcaattcatAGGCATCAAACTgtgaactttttttttatggctctggcacggtttgtgcattagccagcgttaagtataagatttttataattcgtgct encodes the following:
- the LOC125052645 gene encoding cytochrome P450 6j1-like, translated to MIDTDIISHFMKLQENEKSTKDPVRFEELMTSQLGTLIQAAMLNGPVTLCHCLHELAYHTEVQDRLRKEVKQGFREKDILDYDSINDMKLLNAILTETLRKYPTVSFLDRITTRKYTLKENLSLDEGTPVFVNLPALHHDETLFPEPMKWCPDRFLGANTFDNRDYSFLPFGAGPRSCMGKRFGLLQMKIALAHIIQKYRLEPDVPYIQESDPYSIVLAPKSGGSVKFIPM